The DNA region CGTAACATAGGTATCCGATGTGCTAATGGCAACCTGAACGTCTTCACCGGCCTCGGATCCAACATTTTTCATGGTTAAGCTGAGCAGGATTGATTCACCATAATCAACCACACCATTATTATTTCCGGAAGCATCATTGATGGCAAAATCGTGTTTTACCACGTAAGGACCGGTGGGAGGAATAACCTGTATCTGAGCCTCATAGCGGTAATAATTGGTTTTGGTGATAACAATATCCACCATTGTGGGGGGGTATTGCGGAAGTATTGTTATATCAACCGGACTGCCCGTACCTAATGCAGTTCCGATAATTTCTCCGTCAACAGAGAGTGCGATCAGAGCGCCATCATTTGCAGTGACGGTAAACTGCTCAAGTCCGGCCAGCATCACATTATCGTGAGATACTGTGAGATACTGGGGTACCTCTGAGTATAGTGTCATAAATGCATCACCATGATGGTGGAAGAGATGGTAGGTAACTTCCTTGTTTCCTGTATTGTAAGGCCAATTGGATTCTCTCAGGAAATATTTACCACCTGCATTACCGAAAGCCGGTAATAATCCACGGGGAGCAGGGGGAGTTTGTTCATCGGGCATGAAATCAGGCCACATATTATCGAAAAGCCCCCAGACATAAGTGTCATTTACAAATGAGTAAGATACTTCAGAGGCAGCAATAAGCCCCAGAGCTCCTGCATTATGTCCGTTTTTTGTATGACGGTGAAATTTCTCAGTAAAACACTCATTGTACCAGTTGTATTTCCCGGTTAAGCAGTTAATAGAGAAAATAAAGCAAAGGTCTTCATTTTCCAGGCTGTTGATATGAGTATTGCTGAAATCCGGTTCACCCCAGCCGGTTTCTCCACCATGGTCTCTGTGCTGTAGCATGAAAGCCCCGTCGTTGATGGCATCGATTACCATTTGGGCTGTTCCGCCTGACCATCCGCCAAGTTCTGCCGGTGTCTGTGGAATGTAACCCTGTCCAGAGGGTCCGAAATAACTAACTACCTGGTCGGTGTTCGTCGCTGTTGACCAGATTGTACCTGGAGTTCCCTGGTATATAGCATTGATACGAACCGGATCTTTGCCTTGTACATGTTTGAAATATCCTCCGACGGTTTCTGAACAGATCTGGAACCAGCGTTCGGTCTGCCAACCCAAAGCGGTAATGGGGTGGTTGTAAAAATCGGGATCGGTAGGAGGATTTCTTTCATAATCAAGTACCTTAGTGACCATAGTGTGCAGATGTTCTTCGTTTTGTGCGGTCATACGGGCAAAAACGACATCAGGCATATCGGTAAAACCAACTCCTGCAACATCGGCAAAGATATTGTCTGAAACACAGTATCCATCCCAGATAGGAGAAATAATGGTGCTTCCTGATGTTCCGTAATCACCCATTAGGAGGACGGCGGCCGGTGGATAGTCCCAGTTCAGGAAAGCGTCATCAACAAAGCTTTCGATTGCGGCCACTGTATTTCCACCAACATCGGTTGTGGTATAAACGCCTGTATGAATACCCTGCCGGTTTCTGAAGAGTTTAAGTGAATCTGCCCAGCTGATGAAGATGGGATCATCGGGTGTAATGATAATATATTCATAATCAGGGGTACGGCTTCCTGCATTCGGACGGGTGTAATCAGGTTCGGGAAGTGAACGGTAATTGATCAGCATGTCGGCAAGGATGGGTTCCCAGTAAAGACTTCTGTAACGATTTTCACCGAATTGTCCGTTTCCACCTTCAAACTTAACATTTACCTTCAGGTCCCTATAAACAATGAGTTCACGGGTAACCGGATTGTACTGAAAAGGGGTAATACCCAGGATTACCGCATCAACCCCACGGATCTCAGCCGTTTCTGAAAGCATTACGGGATTCTGGGGATAGAAGCTATCGCGGGAATATATCTTTTCGTTCTTTCTGTAGTACAGGGGGCCGTCTTCGGTAATCTTAGGAATACGCGGTGCAGGTGCAATATTAATGTTTTTAAAGACTTCTGTACGACTGGCAGTAATCTCATAAGTCACCCTGGCGCCATTCGGAACTGCAATGAAACGGCTCATGGCAGGCAAATCAGGATATCCTTCGTCGTTGGGAAGGAAGTTTCCCGGAATTTCCACCTGTTTCATGGCTTCGCCATTGATGTCTATGTCGGAAACAGATAATTTGTCAATAGAAAATGTCAATTCTATTCCACTGGTTGTTTCACTGGAAAGACGGATTCCGGGTTGTGACCAGGAATCGGAATAGGTAATATCCTGGGAAATCGCTGTTTGAAAAGCGAAGAGCAGAATAATGACCGGCACGATAGCTGCTATTTTGCCGGCTATCGAATTCAGTAGAGCATTTCTCATGATAAAGGAGTTTAAATTAATATTCTGAACCGTAGTTTTATTTTGTAAATAACAAATATATAATAAAATACATGTTTAACCGCAAGGCTGTTTTAATTTTTTACTGGTTGTGAACGATCTTTTTCACGGAGACGGATGTTCCTGAAATAACCTGAAGGTTGTATACTCCACCAGGAATACCGGATGTTCCCACTGTAAAAGACATGATACCTGCTGGGTTGACTTTACCTTCATAAATGGCCATTACCTTTCTGCCGAAAATATCAAGCAGGTTGACCTGGATTGAGGAGCCCGGTGCGCATTTTACCGTCATCTTCAGATTTTCTTTGAAAGGATTAGGCATAGCGTTGACATGAATTTCCTGTTCATAGGTTTCGTCAGAGATTCCCGTGGTTGGCGAAACCGGTGGAAAAACAATATAATCAACCCATGCGCAGTCATCACCGTTGCTTACGAAGATATCTTTAGCGTATTGCCAGTAAAACGTGTGGTTACCGCTACTGACAGGATAGGTGAACATTTCCCAGTCATGTTCTCCGGCCCATTCGCCCTTCACAACTCCGTCTATCAGG from Bacteroidota bacterium includes:
- a CDS encoding T9SS type A sorting domain-containing protein → MRNALLNSIAGKIAAIVPVIILLFAFQTAISQDITYSDSWSQPGIRLSSETTSGIELTFSIDKLSVSDIDINGEAMKQVEIPGNFLPNDEGYPDLPAMSRFIAVPNGARVTYEITASRTEVFKNINIAPAPRIPKITEDGPLYYRKNEKIYSRDSFYPQNPVMLSETAEIRGVDAVILGITPFQYNPVTRELIVYRDLKVNVKFEGGNGQFGENRYRSLYWEPILADMLINYRSLPEPDYTRPNAGSRTPDYEYIIITPDDPIFISWADSLKLFRNRQGIHTGVYTTTDVGGNTVAAIESFVDDAFLNWDYPPAAVLLMGDYGTSGSTIISPIWDGYCVSDNIFADVAGVGFTDMPDVVFARMTAQNEEHLHTMVTKVLDYERNPPTDPDFYNHPITALGWQTERWFQICSETVGGYFKHVQGKDPVRINAIYQGTPGTIWSTATNTDQVVSYFGPSGQGYIPQTPAELGGWSGGTAQMVIDAINDGAFMLQHRDHGGETGWGEPDFSNTHINSLENEDLCFIFSINCLTGKYNWYNECFTEKFHRHTKNGHNAGALGLIAASEVSYSFVNDTYVWGLFDNMWPDFMPDEQTPPAPRGLLPAFGNAGGKYFLRESNWPYNTGNKEVTYHLFHHHGDAFMTLYSEVPQYLTVSHDNVMLAGLEQFTVTANDGALIALSVDGEIIGTALGTGSPVDITILPQYPPTMVDIVITKTNYYRYEAQIQVIPPTGPYVVKHDFAINDASGNNNGVVDYGESILLSLTMKNVGSEAGEDVQVAISTSDTYVTLNTASADFGTIPANEVITVTDGYAFDVSGAIPDNHQITFDIVAEDNLGNTWNSSMSMMAHAPMLGYLSVTVDDSQGNGNGKLDPGENANLIVSVENTGSADALQVWGELISSDPYVTIHSDPLEYGDIMSGSDAQQTFSITTGMAPAGYNATFEIDLTGYAGLQGSGQFSLTIGQIPVLVLDLDGNQNSGPYINQAIQDVGLSVEYTTTMPEDLDLYASIFVCLGTYSTNHILSPTEGQALADFVQNGGRLYMEGGDTWYYDDATAVHPYFKINGIGDGSSDLATINGQAGTFTEGMSFAFGGDNNWIDQIGAISPGFLIFKNSSPSYGVAVAHDGGAYKTIGSSFEFGGLADNESTKEELMEEYLTFFGFHGVPIAPPCPAGPAEACQGSANSQYTTHKVEGATNYIWAIDPLDAGTISGSDTIANVEWDAEFNGTASVTVCAMNQSGIGPQSEPMNVTIHEMPSALISGTANICPGDSTQITLTLTGVAPWYVIMNEGTMSMNVPASPHSMWVKPGETTDYTITTVNDANNCTNTGTGNALISLLPYPGTPDNPNGTASFDNFLVDTTTYTTGNTANAVSHVWSLNPSNAGTLIQNNTSCSVVWEDSFTGNAQLSVMGSNDCGEGPDASIDIAVENTFGLNENSTGLGINIYPNPTNGQCTVELSAARKGDVTIKVLNALGVAVYNAENLTFDGQYTGTIDLSAEPEGMYFIVIENDKGAYFRKLIIQK